From a single Miscanthus floridulus cultivar M001 chromosome 8, ASM1932011v1, whole genome shotgun sequence genomic region:
- the LOC136471267 gene encoding uncharacterized protein: protein MALRALYNEIRGMKVREVPAYLKPRLTWDNVKKSADQAVDRYIEKYIDTSSPDPLFHVCFGGMAFSYLVNLPWERAHLAHLEEMERTGGKH, encoded by the coding sequence ATGGCGCTGCGTGCCCTGTACAACGAGATCCGGGGCATGAAGGTCCGCGAGGTGCCGGCTTACCTGAAGCCGCGCTTGACCTGGGACAACGTCAAGAAGAGCGCTGACCAGGCCGTCGACCGCTACATCGAGAAGTACATCGACACGAGCTCGCCGGACCCGCTCTTCCACGTCTGCTTCGGAGGGATGGCCTTCTCCTACCTCGTCAATCTGCCCTGGGAGCGCGCCCACCTCGCCCACCTCGAGGAGATGGAGAGGACCGGCGGGAAGCACTAG
- the LOC136475885 gene encoding putative clathrin assembly protein At5g57200 isoform X4 — MGSWRKAYGALKDSTTVGLAKVNSEFKELDIAIVRATNHVECPPKERHVRKIFLATSANCPRADVSYCIYALSRRLSKTKNWIVALKTLIVVHRLLREGDPTFKEEFLAYSSRGNILHIANFKDDSSQSAWDCSAWVRTYAFFLEERLECFRVLKYDIETERLVRYPQTSSKPEGAACSNYLIQYALALVLKESFKIYCSINDGIINLVDMFFDMPKYDAINALAIYKRAGLQAENLAEFYDFCKQLELARTFQFPTLRQPPASFLATMEEYIREAPRPSIKSEQESEEPKLLTYDEEAPEEPENPVEEEKVEPEEEPEPQPVPDPEPHPQQTTGDLLNLDAEVNPSIAELEESNALALAIVAPGDYKASATQSMFDVNSSGWELALVTAPSTHTSQAVQTNLAGGFDKLLLDSLYEDEARRRQIASVTYTGSLGAPNPFGASANDPFAMSSSFAPPAHVQLTLMTQNQQTYYQAQQYFQPQQQFLQPQHQQQYFQQHQQTSAMPTLNMYHHQYQYSVPPSGASNPFGDPFGDLAPMGAPGKQSNSVFL; from the exons ATGGGGTCGTGGCGCAAGGCCTACGGCGCCCTCAAGGACTCCACCACGGTTGGCCTCGCCAAGGTCAACAGCGAATTCAAG GAATTGGATATTGCAATTGTGAGGGCAACCAACCACGTCGAATGCCCTCCCAAGGAACGGCACGTTAGAA AAATATTCTTGGCAACCTCAGCAAATTGCCCTCGCGCAGACGTCTCATACTGCATATATGCATTGTCAAGGAGACTGTCCAAGACAAAGAACTGGATA GTTGCGCTCAAGACATTGATAGTGGTACATAGGCTTCTGAGAGAGGGTGATCCCACATTCAAGGAAGAGTTTCTGGCCTACTCATCCAGGGGGAACATTTTGCATATAGCCAATTTCAAGGATGACTCTAGCCAATCAG CTTGGGATTGCTCCGCATGGGTTCGCACCTATGCATTCTTCCTGGAGGAACGGCTCGAGTGCTTTAGGGTTCTCAAATACGACATCGAAACTGAGCGTCTTGTGAGATATCCCCAGACTTCTAGCaag CCTGAAGGTGCTGCCTGCTCAAATTACCTTATTCAGTATGCTCTAGCCCTG GTTCTGAAGGAGAGCTTCAAGATCTACTGTTCAATTAATGATGGCATCATCAATCTCGTTGATATG TTCTTCGATATGCCAAAGTATGATGCAATCAACGCTCTGGCAATTTACAAACGAGCTGGCCTGCAG GCAGAAAACCTTGCTGAGTTCTATGACTTCTGCAAACAACTTGAGCTTGCCAGGACATTCCAGTTTCCTACTCTCAGGCAG CCACCTGCATCGTTTCTTGCAACAATGGAAGAGTACATCAGAGAAGCACCCCGACCCTCAATCAAGAGTGAG CAGGAGAGCGAGGAGCCGAAGCTACTGACCTATGACGAAGAAGCTCCAGAGGAACCCGAAAATCCAGTGGAAGAGGAGAAAGTAGAACCTGAAGAAGAACCAGAACCTCAACCTGTGCCTGATCCAGAACCCCACCCACAGCAAACAACTGGGGATCTACTA AACCTGGATGCAGAGGTGAATCCTTCGATTGCGGAACTCGAAGAAAGCAATGCATTGGCACTTGCTATTGTAGCACCAG GTGACTACAAGGCGTCAGCAACTCAAAGTATGTTTGATGTCAATTCGTCTGGGTGGGAGCTGGCACTGGTCACTGCTCCAAGCACCCATACAAGCCAAGCAGTTCAGACCAACTTG GCTGGAGGCTTTGACAAGCTGCTACTTGACAGCCTCTATGAAGACGAGGCAAGGAGGCGGCAGATCGCTAGCGTGACCTACACCGGTAGCCTAGGAGCACCCAACCCTTTCGGCGCCAGTGCCAACGATCCGTTCGCCATGTCCAGCAGCTTCGCACCACCGGCTCATGTGCAATTGACACTGATGACTCAGAACCAACAGACGTACTACCAGGCGCAGCAGTATTTCCAGCCACAGCAGCAGTTTCTCCAGCCACAGCATCAGCAGCAGTACTTTCAGCAGCATCAACAGACGTCGGCAATGCCAACACTAAACATGTACCACCACCAGTATCAGTACTCTGTGCCTCCATCTGGAGCTTCAAACCCGTTTGGTGATCCTTTCGGTGACCTTGCCCCAATGGGTGCTCCTGGAAAACAGAGCAACTCAGTTTTTCTCTGA
- the LOC136475885 gene encoding putative clathrin assembly protein At5g57200 isoform X1 produces MGSWRKAYGALKDSTTVGLAKVNSEFKELDIAIVRATNHVECPPKERHVRKIFLATSANCPRADVSYCIYALSRRLSKTKNWIVALKTLIVVHRLLREGDPTFKEEFLAYSSRGNILHIANFKDDSSQSAWDCSAWVRTYAFFLEERLECFRVLKYDIETERLVRYPQTSSKAHSKTRTLPSPDLLEQLPALQQLLFRVVGVQPEGAACSNYLIQYALALVLKESFKIYCSINDGIINLVDMFFDMPKYDAINALAIYKRAGLQAENLAEFYDFCKQLELARTFQFPTLRQPPASFLATMEEYIREAPRPSIKSEQESEEPKLLTYDEEAPEEPENPVEEEKVEPEEEPEPQPVPDPEPHPQQTTGDLLNLDAEVNPSIAELEESNALALAIVAPGDYKASATQSMFDVNSSGWELALVTAPSTHTSQAVQTNLAGGFDKLLLDSLYEDEARRRQIASVTYTGSLGAPNPFGASANDPFAMSSSFAPPAHVQLTLMTQNQQTYYQAQQYFQPQQQFLQPQHQQQYFQQHQQTSAMPTLNMYHHQYQYSVPPSGASNPFGDPFGDLAPMGAPGKQSNSVFL; encoded by the exons ATGGGGTCGTGGCGCAAGGCCTACGGCGCCCTCAAGGACTCCACCACGGTTGGCCTCGCCAAGGTCAACAGCGAATTCAAG GAATTGGATATTGCAATTGTGAGGGCAACCAACCACGTCGAATGCCCTCCCAAGGAACGGCACGTTAGAA AAATATTCTTGGCAACCTCAGCAAATTGCCCTCGCGCAGACGTCTCATACTGCATATATGCATTGTCAAGGAGACTGTCCAAGACAAAGAACTGGATA GTTGCGCTCAAGACATTGATAGTGGTACATAGGCTTCTGAGAGAGGGTGATCCCACATTCAAGGAAGAGTTTCTGGCCTACTCATCCAGGGGGAACATTTTGCATATAGCCAATTTCAAGGATGACTCTAGCCAATCAG CTTGGGATTGCTCCGCATGGGTTCGCACCTATGCATTCTTCCTGGAGGAACGGCTCGAGTGCTTTAGGGTTCTCAAATACGACATCGAAACTGAGCGTCTTGTGAGATATCCCCAGACTTCTAGCaag GCACACAGTAAAACCAGGACCCTACCTAGCCCAGACCTTTTGGAACAGTTGCCTGCACTGCAGCAGCTGCTTTTCAGGGTTGTAGGCGTCCAG CCTGAAGGTGCTGCCTGCTCAAATTACCTTATTCAGTATGCTCTAGCCCTG GTTCTGAAGGAGAGCTTCAAGATCTACTGTTCAATTAATGATGGCATCATCAATCTCGTTGATATG TTCTTCGATATGCCAAAGTATGATGCAATCAACGCTCTGGCAATTTACAAACGAGCTGGCCTGCAG GCAGAAAACCTTGCTGAGTTCTATGACTTCTGCAAACAACTTGAGCTTGCCAGGACATTCCAGTTTCCTACTCTCAGGCAG CCACCTGCATCGTTTCTTGCAACAATGGAAGAGTACATCAGAGAAGCACCCCGACCCTCAATCAAGAGTGAG CAGGAGAGCGAGGAGCCGAAGCTACTGACCTATGACGAAGAAGCTCCAGAGGAACCCGAAAATCCAGTGGAAGAGGAGAAAGTAGAACCTGAAGAAGAACCAGAACCTCAACCTGTGCCTGATCCAGAACCCCACCCACAGCAAACAACTGGGGATCTACTA AACCTGGATGCAGAGGTGAATCCTTCGATTGCGGAACTCGAAGAAAGCAATGCATTGGCACTTGCTATTGTAGCACCAG GTGACTACAAGGCGTCAGCAACTCAAAGTATGTTTGATGTCAATTCGTCTGGGTGGGAGCTGGCACTGGTCACTGCTCCAAGCACCCATACAAGCCAAGCAGTTCAGACCAACTTG GCTGGAGGCTTTGACAAGCTGCTACTTGACAGCCTCTATGAAGACGAGGCAAGGAGGCGGCAGATCGCTAGCGTGACCTACACCGGTAGCCTAGGAGCACCCAACCCTTTCGGCGCCAGTGCCAACGATCCGTTCGCCATGTCCAGCAGCTTCGCACCACCGGCTCATGTGCAATTGACACTGATGACTCAGAACCAACAGACGTACTACCAGGCGCAGCAGTATTTCCAGCCACAGCAGCAGTTTCTCCAGCCACAGCATCAGCAGCAGTACTTTCAGCAGCATCAACAGACGTCGGCAATGCCAACACTAAACATGTACCACCACCAGTATCAGTACTCTGTGCCTCCATCTGGAGCTTCAAACCCGTTTGGTGATCCTTTCGGTGACCTTGCCCCAATGGGTGCTCCTGGAAAACAGAGCAACTCAGTTTTTCTCTGA
- the LOC136475885 gene encoding putative clathrin assembly protein At5g57200 isoform X3 gives MGSWRKAYGALKDSTTVGLAKVNSEFKELDIAIVRATNHVECPPKERHVRKIFLATSANCPRADVSYCIYALSRRLSKTKNWIVALKTLIVVHRLLREGDPTFKEEFLAYSSRGNILHIANFKDDSSQSAWDCSAWVRTYAFFLEERLECFRVLKYDIETERLAHSKTRTLPSPDLLEQLPALQQLLFRVVGVQPEGAACSNYLIQYALALVLKESFKIYCSINDGIINLVDMFFDMPKYDAINALAIYKRAGLQAENLAEFYDFCKQLELARTFQFPTLRQPPASFLATMEEYIREAPRPSIKSEQESEEPKLLTYDEEAPEEPENPVEEEKVEPEEEPEPQPVPDPEPHPQQTTGDLLNLDAEVNPSIAELEESNALALAIVAPGDYKASATQSMFDVNSSGWELALVTAPSTHTSQAVQTNLAGGFDKLLLDSLYEDEARRRQIASVTYTGSLGAPNPFGASANDPFAMSSSFAPPAHVQLTLMTQNQQTYYQAQQYFQPQQQFLQPQHQQQYFQQHQQTSAMPTLNMYHHQYQYSVPPSGASNPFGDPFGDLAPMGAPGKQSNSVFL, from the exons ATGGGGTCGTGGCGCAAGGCCTACGGCGCCCTCAAGGACTCCACCACGGTTGGCCTCGCCAAGGTCAACAGCGAATTCAAG GAATTGGATATTGCAATTGTGAGGGCAACCAACCACGTCGAATGCCCTCCCAAGGAACGGCACGTTAGAA AAATATTCTTGGCAACCTCAGCAAATTGCCCTCGCGCAGACGTCTCATACTGCATATATGCATTGTCAAGGAGACTGTCCAAGACAAAGAACTGGATA GTTGCGCTCAAGACATTGATAGTGGTACATAGGCTTCTGAGAGAGGGTGATCCCACATTCAAGGAAGAGTTTCTGGCCTACTCATCCAGGGGGAACATTTTGCATATAGCCAATTTCAAGGATGACTCTAGCCAATCAG CTTGGGATTGCTCCGCATGGGTTCGCACCTATGCATTCTTCCTGGAGGAACGGCTCGAGTGCTTTAGGGTTCTCAAATACGACATCGAAACTGAGCGTCTT GCACACAGTAAAACCAGGACCCTACCTAGCCCAGACCTTTTGGAACAGTTGCCTGCACTGCAGCAGCTGCTTTTCAGGGTTGTAGGCGTCCAG CCTGAAGGTGCTGCCTGCTCAAATTACCTTATTCAGTATGCTCTAGCCCTG GTTCTGAAGGAGAGCTTCAAGATCTACTGTTCAATTAATGATGGCATCATCAATCTCGTTGATATG TTCTTCGATATGCCAAAGTATGATGCAATCAACGCTCTGGCAATTTACAAACGAGCTGGCCTGCAG GCAGAAAACCTTGCTGAGTTCTATGACTTCTGCAAACAACTTGAGCTTGCCAGGACATTCCAGTTTCCTACTCTCAGGCAG CCACCTGCATCGTTTCTTGCAACAATGGAAGAGTACATCAGAGAAGCACCCCGACCCTCAATCAAGAGTGAG CAGGAGAGCGAGGAGCCGAAGCTACTGACCTATGACGAAGAAGCTCCAGAGGAACCCGAAAATCCAGTGGAAGAGGAGAAAGTAGAACCTGAAGAAGAACCAGAACCTCAACCTGTGCCTGATCCAGAACCCCACCCACAGCAAACAACTGGGGATCTACTA AACCTGGATGCAGAGGTGAATCCTTCGATTGCGGAACTCGAAGAAAGCAATGCATTGGCACTTGCTATTGTAGCACCAG GTGACTACAAGGCGTCAGCAACTCAAAGTATGTTTGATGTCAATTCGTCTGGGTGGGAGCTGGCACTGGTCACTGCTCCAAGCACCCATACAAGCCAAGCAGTTCAGACCAACTTG GCTGGAGGCTTTGACAAGCTGCTACTTGACAGCCTCTATGAAGACGAGGCAAGGAGGCGGCAGATCGCTAGCGTGACCTACACCGGTAGCCTAGGAGCACCCAACCCTTTCGGCGCCAGTGCCAACGATCCGTTCGCCATGTCCAGCAGCTTCGCACCACCGGCTCATGTGCAATTGACACTGATGACTCAGAACCAACAGACGTACTACCAGGCGCAGCAGTATTTCCAGCCACAGCAGCAGTTTCTCCAGCCACAGCATCAGCAGCAGTACTTTCAGCAGCATCAACAGACGTCGGCAATGCCAACACTAAACATGTACCACCACCAGTATCAGTACTCTGTGCCTCCATCTGGAGCTTCAAACCCGTTTGGTGATCCTTTCGGTGACCTTGCCCCAATGGGTGCTCCTGGAAAACAGAGCAACTCAGTTTTTCTCTGA
- the LOC136475886 gene encoding glycosyltransferase BC10-like, giving the protein MKQVWGRSSKDMTAMPPPRHRGTAKKPMWIIVLLSLVCVALMGAYVYPPRRYSACYFFASSVCTPFKDWLPAVAREKTDEEIVSSVVIRDLLSMPMAVSKNPKIAFMFLTPGTLPFERLWEKFLQGHDGRYSIYIHASREKPVHSSSLFVGREIHSEKVLWGRISMVDAEKRLLANALEDVDNQFFVLLSDSCVPLHTFDYIYNYLMGTNVSFIDCFLDPGPHGTGRYSMEMLPEIEQRDFRKGAQWFAITRRHALLILADNLYYNKFKLYCKPAEGRNCIADEHYLPTLFNMVDPGGIANWSVTHVDWSEGKWHPRSYRAADVTYQLLKNITSVNENFHITSDDKKVMTRTPCMWNGTKRPCYLFARKFYPESLNNLLKLFSSYTSA; this is encoded by the exons ATGAAACAGGTGTGGGGGCGGAGCAGCAAGGACATGACAGCCATGCCCCCTCCGCGCCACCGAGGCACTGCTAAGAAGCCCATGTGGATCATAGTGCTATTGTCATTGGTTTGTGTTGCCCTTATGGGGGCCTATGTCTACCCACCACGACGCTACTCCGCATGCTACTTCTTTGCTTCGAGTGTCTGTACTCCGTTCAAGGATTGGCTACCTGCTGTTGCTCGGGAGAAAACTGATGAAGAGATAGTTTCATCAGTGGTTATTAGGGATCTTCTTTCGATGCCTATGGCTGTGTCAAAGAACCCAAAGATTGCCTTTATGTTCTTGACACCAGGTACATTGCCTTTTGAGAGGTTGTGGGAGAAATTTTTACAG GGTCATGATGGTCGATATTCCATCTATATCCATGCATCTCGTGAAAAACCTGTACATTCTAGCTCTCTGTTTGTTGGGCGCGAAATTCACAGTGAAAAG GTACTATGGGGGAGGATTTCGATGGTTGATGCAGAGAAGAGGCTGTTAGCAAATGCATTGGAAGATGTTGATAATCAATTTTTCGTCTTGCTTTCTGACAG CTGTGTTCCACTACATACATTTGATTACATATATAATTATCTGATGGGAACCAATGTCAGCTTCATTGATTG CTTCCTCGATCCTGGTCCACATGGAACTGGAAGGTATTCGATGGAAATGCTTCCTGAAATAGAACAGAGGGACTTCAGGAAGGGTGCCCAG TGGTTTGCTATAACACGAAGGCACGCTTTATTGATTCTGGCAGACAACCTTTACTACAATAAGTTCAAGCTGTACTGCAAG CCAGCAGAGGGACGCAACTGTATTGCTGATGAGCATTATTTGCCAACCCTCTTCAAT ATGGTCGATCCTGGTGGAATAGCTAACTGGTCAGTGACTCATGTTGATTGGTCCGAGGGAAAATGGCATCCAAGGTCATATAGAGCTGCAGATGTTACCTATCAACTCTTAAAGAACATAACG TCTGTCAATGAGAATTTCCACATTACGAGTGATGATAAG AAAGTTATGACACGGACCCCATGTATGTGGAATGGAACAAAAAGACCATGCTACCTTTTTGCTAGAAAGTTTTACCCAGAATCTCTGAACAACCTGCTGAAGCTATTCTCCAGTTACACATCGGCTTGA
- the LOC136475885 gene encoding putative clathrin assembly protein At5g57200 isoform X2 produces MGSWRKAYGALKDSTTVGLAKVNSEFKELDIAIVRATNHVECPPKERHVRKIFLATSANCPRADVSYCIYALSRRLSKTKNWIVALKTLIVVHRLLREGDPTFKEEFLAYSSRGNILHIANFKDDSSQSAWDCSAWVRTYAFFLEERLECFRVLKYDIETERLVRYPQTSSKAHSKTRTLPSPDLLEQLPALQQLLFRVVGVQPEGAACSNYLIQYALALVLKESFKIYCSINDGIINLVDMFFDMPKYDAINALAIYKRAGLQAENLAEFYDFCKQLELARTFQFPTLRQPPASFLATMEEYIREAPRPSIKSEESEEPKLLTYDEEAPEEPENPVEEEKVEPEEEPEPQPVPDPEPHPQQTTGDLLNLDAEVNPSIAELEESNALALAIVAPGDYKASATQSMFDVNSSGWELALVTAPSTHTSQAVQTNLAGGFDKLLLDSLYEDEARRRQIASVTYTGSLGAPNPFGASANDPFAMSSSFAPPAHVQLTLMTQNQQTYYQAQQYFQPQQQFLQPQHQQQYFQQHQQTSAMPTLNMYHHQYQYSVPPSGASNPFGDPFGDLAPMGAPGKQSNSVFL; encoded by the exons ATGGGGTCGTGGCGCAAGGCCTACGGCGCCCTCAAGGACTCCACCACGGTTGGCCTCGCCAAGGTCAACAGCGAATTCAAG GAATTGGATATTGCAATTGTGAGGGCAACCAACCACGTCGAATGCCCTCCCAAGGAACGGCACGTTAGAA AAATATTCTTGGCAACCTCAGCAAATTGCCCTCGCGCAGACGTCTCATACTGCATATATGCATTGTCAAGGAGACTGTCCAAGACAAAGAACTGGATA GTTGCGCTCAAGACATTGATAGTGGTACATAGGCTTCTGAGAGAGGGTGATCCCACATTCAAGGAAGAGTTTCTGGCCTACTCATCCAGGGGGAACATTTTGCATATAGCCAATTTCAAGGATGACTCTAGCCAATCAG CTTGGGATTGCTCCGCATGGGTTCGCACCTATGCATTCTTCCTGGAGGAACGGCTCGAGTGCTTTAGGGTTCTCAAATACGACATCGAAACTGAGCGTCTTGTGAGATATCCCCAGACTTCTAGCaag GCACACAGTAAAACCAGGACCCTACCTAGCCCAGACCTTTTGGAACAGTTGCCTGCACTGCAGCAGCTGCTTTTCAGGGTTGTAGGCGTCCAG CCTGAAGGTGCTGCCTGCTCAAATTACCTTATTCAGTATGCTCTAGCCCTG GTTCTGAAGGAGAGCTTCAAGATCTACTGTTCAATTAATGATGGCATCATCAATCTCGTTGATATG TTCTTCGATATGCCAAAGTATGATGCAATCAACGCTCTGGCAATTTACAAACGAGCTGGCCTGCAG GCAGAAAACCTTGCTGAGTTCTATGACTTCTGCAAACAACTTGAGCTTGCCAGGACATTCCAGTTTCCTACTCTCAGGCAG CCACCTGCATCGTTTCTTGCAACAATGGAAGAGTACATCAGAGAAGCACCCCGACCCTCAATCAAGAGTGAG GAGAGCGAGGAGCCGAAGCTACTGACCTATGACGAAGAAGCTCCAGAGGAACCCGAAAATCCAGTGGAAGAGGAGAAAGTAGAACCTGAAGAAGAACCAGAACCTCAACCTGTGCCTGATCCAGAACCCCACCCACAGCAAACAACTGGGGATCTACTA AACCTGGATGCAGAGGTGAATCCTTCGATTGCGGAACTCGAAGAAAGCAATGCATTGGCACTTGCTATTGTAGCACCAG GTGACTACAAGGCGTCAGCAACTCAAAGTATGTTTGATGTCAATTCGTCTGGGTGGGAGCTGGCACTGGTCACTGCTCCAAGCACCCATACAAGCCAAGCAGTTCAGACCAACTTG GCTGGAGGCTTTGACAAGCTGCTACTTGACAGCCTCTATGAAGACGAGGCAAGGAGGCGGCAGATCGCTAGCGTGACCTACACCGGTAGCCTAGGAGCACCCAACCCTTTCGGCGCCAGTGCCAACGATCCGTTCGCCATGTCCAGCAGCTTCGCACCACCGGCTCATGTGCAATTGACACTGATGACTCAGAACCAACAGACGTACTACCAGGCGCAGCAGTATTTCCAGCCACAGCAGCAGTTTCTCCAGCCACAGCATCAGCAGCAGTACTTTCAGCAGCATCAACAGACGTCGGCAATGCCAACACTAAACATGTACCACCACCAGTATCAGTACTCTGTGCCTCCATCTGGAGCTTCAAACCCGTTTGGTGATCCTTTCGGTGACCTTGCCCCAATGGGTGCTCCTGGAAAACAGAGCAACTCAGTTTTTCTCTGA